GCCGGTGAATATCACCGATTCCAGCGCGGTGCAGGCCATGGTTGAGGCCAGCCTGGCCGAGTTCGGCCGGATTGACGTGCTGGTCAACAACGCCGGCGGGGCGAGCCGGGGCTGGAACAAGCCGCTCGAAGACATCACCGACGAGGAGTGGCGCAAAGGCATTGACACCAATCTGACCGGGGCGGTCTTCTGCTGTCGGGCGGTGCTGCCCCACATGCTCAAACACGGCGGCGGCAAAATCATCAACATCACCTCCGGCCTCGGGGTGCGGGCCAGCCGCTACAACTTCATGTACTCTGCGGCCAAGGCCGGGCTTAACAACTTCACCCGCTGTATGGCCATGAACTACGCCGATAAAAATATCCAGACCAACCTCATCATGCCGGGCATTTTTCCGCACGACGATCCGGCACTGGTCAGATTCTGGCAGGGCGGCAAATTCATCCCGGTCGGCCGGGTGGGCAAAGACGACGAGTTGGGCCACCTGTGCGTATTCCTGGCCTCAGACGCGTCCAACTACATGAACGGCGAAATGCTGTGTACCGAGGGCGGGGGCTTGGCCGGCGGACAGGTCCCGACCGGCTTTGCCCCGCTGGTGGCGCTCGAAGGAGAGCCGCAATGAGCGCCTTCTCCCTGACCGGCAAGTCGGCCCTGATCGTCGGCGCCTCCACCCCGATCGGCAGTGCTCTGGCCCTGGCCCTGGCCGAGGCCGGGGCCAATACAGCCCTGTCTACCGTGCTGCCCTCGCCCCGCGAGGTGGCCGCCATCCAGGTCTGCGGGAGTACGATTCGCGCTATGGGCCGAGACGGCTTTGCCCAGACGATTGACATCACCAGCGAACGCGATGTACAGGCCCTGGTCGAGCGCACGGTGTCCGAACTGGGCGGCCTCGACATCCTGATCAACGCCCCGGACCTGGCCTTTGCCAAGCCCGTCCAGGACAGTTCGCTGGCCGAGTGGAACCGGGTGCTGGCCGTAAACCTGAGCGGCGTGTACCTGAGCTGTCGGGCGGCCGCCGGCCCAATGCTGTCCCAGCAGCGCGGCCGGATCATCAACCTCGTTTCCGTACTCGGCCAACGCGGCATGGCCAACGGCAGCGCCTACTGTGCGGCCCAGGCCGGCGTGCTCAACCTGACCCGGGCCCTGTCCCAGGAATGGGCCCGCCAGGGCATCACGGTCAACGCCATCGGGGCCGGCTGGACCGAGGGCATGGCCATGATTCAGGACGACGCGACCAAGAAACAGCTCAGCCGCTACATTCCCCACAAACGGCTGGCCCAGCCCCAGGAGGTTGCCGACGCGGTGCTGAGCTTTTCCTCGGACCGTTCCGGTTTTATTACCGGCCAGGTGCTGTGGCTGGAGGGCGGGGTGTTGAGCCGCCTGTAAAAGAGCCAAAACCGTATTGTCCTTGGCCGGTGTTCAGGTTAAAGGAACACCATGGCACAGGCTCTCAAACACAACGGATTGAGCGACGACTGGATCTGGCAGACGGTGCGGGAAGAGGCGGCGCGGGAAGAGGAACGTGAGCTGGTTCTGGCCAGCTTTCTGCACTCGATCATCCTCAACCACTCCTCGCTGGAGGAAGCGCTGAGCTTTCATCTGGCCGGCAAGCTGACCAACCTGAACCTGCCGTCCATGTCGCTACGCGACATCATTATCGAGGCGATGCTGTCGGATGCCACCATCGGCGCGGCGGTTCGAGCCGATATACGTGGCGCGCGGGAGCGCGACCCGGCCTGCTCGTCCTACCTCGTCCCCCTGCTGTACTACAAGGGCCTGCACGCCCTGGAAGCCTACCGGGTTGCCCACTGGCTGTGGACCCAGGACCGCAAAACCCTGGCCTTTTGTTTTCAGAACCGTATCTCCGAGGTCTTCGGGGTCGATATCCACCCGGCGGCTCGTATCGGCTCGGGTGTGTTTATCGACCACGCCACGAGTCTGGTTATTGGCGAGACCGCGGTGGTGGAAGATGACGTGTCCATGCTCCAGGAGGTGACCCTGGGCGGCACCGGCAAGGAGAGCGGCGACCGCCACCCCAAGATTCGGACCGGGGTGCTGATCAGCGCCGGAGCCAAAATCCTGGGCAATGTCGAAGTCGGGGCCGACGCCAAGGTCGGGGCTGGCAGCGTGGTCCTGACCGATGTGCCGGCCGGCTGCACGGTGGCCGGTGTGCCGGCCAAAGTCGTGGGGCGGTGCGCCAAAACCACCAGTCACCCGGCCCTGGAGATGGACCATCAGCTGCCGACCGGCATCCCCGACTACGAGCCGCTCGAAGAGCACTAAAGCCGAACGGGCATCAGTAGCGGGCGATCACCTGCTGGGCAAAATCACGAAACACGTTGCGGCTCTCGGCCATTGACGGCAGCAGGACAACCGTATTCAGCCCGGCTTTCTCGGCCTGGCGGATTTGCTCTACCACCTCGTCCGGTTTGCCGACCAGGCAGGTGCCGCGAATCGCTTCCGGGGTGATGAAACGGCGCTCTTCCGGCACATAAAACGTGCAGTGGCCGTTGTGGATCTGGAGGTAGCGCTTGTCTTTGGGCGTCTGCATATGTTCGACGTGGGCACAGTACTCCTCCCAGAAGCCCCGATACGCTTCCGGCACGACCTCCTCCTGGCCGGTCTGCTGATAAATCTCGTATACAAAATGAATAATCGCCGTCACATACGAGCCACACTCTTCAATGACCCGGTCGGAGCGCAAGTCCTCGCCCGGCTTGAGCACTACCGCACAGGTAAAGGTGGCCGTCGGCAGGGGCTCGGGCAGCGTCCGGCCGGCCTTTTCCGCACCAAGCCGGACTATGGCCAGATGCTCCTGTAGCACCTCGGGCCGGTCGTTAAACACCGACACGAGGCCGTCGCCATACTCCCCGGCCGTCCTCAGCGCCCGTGGGCCGTTGGCCGCAACGTAGATTGGAATCGGATCGTGAATATTGATGAAATGCTGGTCCAGGTGCAGGAACCTGATGGTGCGCGCCCGGCCATCGAGGGTATATTCGACCTCTTTGCCGTGCAGCAGCTCGCGCACCACGCCGAGATATTCGCGGAAGGCGGCAATCTTCATCGGCTCCATACCCATCACCCGCATGGCGGTATGGCCGGTGCCGATGCCTAAAAAGACCCGTCCCGGAGCGAGCTGGTTAATCGACGCAATCGAATGGGCGGTGACCGGAGCAATCCGGGTACCGGGAATCGCCACGCCCGTTCCCAACCGCATCCGCGAGGTGTTGTGGGCGGCCAGGGCCAAGGTGGCATAACAGTCGGACCAGATCATCTGCGAGTCGGGCACCCAACCCATGTCAAAACCCAGCTCTTCTGCGTATGTGATCAGCTGCCAATCGTCGATCTTGGTCGAAACCGAAACGCCAAATTCCATGTCTCTTCCTCCTGTGGTCAGCCCGTAGTGCGAACGATAGTGGCAGATGCGGGGCGCGATGCAAGCCGGGCAGTTGAATCCCGCCCCCACAAGCCTCTATGATGCAGCCATTACGCTTGCTAAAGAGTGATGCCGGAATTTTTCCCCAAGGAGGGTGCGTCTTGGATACCGTGTCTGTGACCAACGAGCAGATCGCCCAGCGAATCACCGCATTGTGCCACCATCTCCAGGAAGCCCAGGTCGACGCTTACCTGGTCCCGTCCTCGGATTCCCACCTCAACGAGTATGTATCTGCCTACCAACAACGTCGGGCCGCCATCAGCAATTTCAGCGGCTCGGCCGGAGACGCCCTGATCAGCCCCCACGGCAGCCATGTGTTCGTAGACTCACGCTACTACCTGCAGGCCGAACAGGAGGTCGATCCGGCCCTGTTCCAGATTCACAAACTGGGCATGGAGGGCGAGAAAACCCTCACCGAGTGGCTATGCGAAATGGAAAAAGAGCGTGGCAGCCTGCGGGTCGGCTACGATCCGTTTGTGGTGGCCATGGACATGCACGCCGCCTACGGCCAGGCGCTCAAATCCGAGGATTCGGCCCTGGTGCCGATTTCCGGCAATCTGGTTGACGCGGTCTGGCAGGATCGCCCGCCGGCTCCGTCCCACCCCATCTATCTGTTGTCAGAGGACGACACCGGCCAGTCGGTGGCCGATAAGCTGGCCGCAGTGCGGGAAAAAATGGCCGAGGAAGAGGTCGCGGCCCTGGTCTTGACCAAACTCGACGAGATCGCCTGGCTGACCAATCTGCGCGGCAGCGATGTGTCCTACAATCCCGTCTTTGAGTCCTACTGCGTGATCGAGTCTGAGCGGGCGACCTGTTTTACCCGCCTCACCCCCACCCCCGAAATTCAGGCCGGCCTAGCCCCAGCCCTGAGCTTTGCCCCGTATGCCGCCTACACCGAGACCCTGCGACGCATTGGCAGCCAGGCAAACGAAAAAATCTGGCTCGACCCAAGCGGCACGACCATGGGCACCCGCCTGCTGCTGCCCGAAGCCCAGCCCGTGTACGAGGCGCGCAACCCGGTCGTGCTGATGAAGGCGCTCAAGAATAAGGTTGAGCTGGCGCGCAGCCGCGAAGCCCACGAACGCGCGGCCGCAGCCAAGATTCGCAGCCTGGCGCGCATGGAACAGATGCGGGCGGGCGGCCAGACGCTCAGCGAAAAAGCCTACGCCCAGCTTTTGCGCGACGAGTACGCCCGCGAAGACGGCTTTCGCGACCTGAGCTTTGCTACCATTTCGGCGGTCGGTGCTAACGGGGCGATTGTCCACTATGGCGGCGCCAACGACGAGGTCGCCCTGCGGGACGGCGAGCTGTTGCTGGTCGACTCCGGCACCCAGATGGGCGCCGGCACGACCGATGACACGCGGACGATTTGCATTGGCACGCCGACCGAGCGTCAGCGCCAGCTGTATACCCTGGTCCTGCGCTGTCACATCCAGCTGGCCCGCCAAAAGTTTCCCGAAGGCACGGGCGGGGTCGCGCTCGACGCCCTGACCCGTGGCCAGATGTGGAACGCCGGCCTCGACTACGGCCACGGCACCGGGCACGGGGTCGGCGCCCTGCTCAACGTCCACGAAGGCCCCCAGCGGGTCGCCACCCGTGGCAGCGACGAACCCCTGCAGCCGGGCATGATTATCTCCAACGAGCCCGGCTATTACGAGGCTGGCTGGGGCGGTATCCGGCTCGAGAACCTGTATGTCGTCACGACCGACGACACGCTGCCGGACCATCCCAGCGGCAAGAAGTGGCTCCAGCTGAAAACACTGACCCTGATTCCATTTGACCACCGTCTGATTGACTGGGACCAGCTCAGCCAGACCGACCGGGCTTGGCTGGCCGACTACCACAGGCAGGTGTTCGACACCATCGCTCCCCGGCTCAACGGCGACGACCGGGCCTGGCTCCAGGCCGCGTGTGAGCCCTTCGACTGGAATGCGTCAGGGCGGCAGGCCGTTTGATCATCCGCGTCGCAAACGGCAGGAAGGGAAACCCGGCCAGCCTTGCTTGAACCGGCTCCCCGGATACCACCCGATCACCCGAACTCGGACCCGTCGGTAACAGCCGGGCGGCGCTCGAGCCGCAGACGGGCGTACAACCGCAGCCCTCAGAAGGCGTCAAGCCCCCACCGCAACCGGTTCTTCCCAGCCGTCGGTCGCCTCTCTCCGCGCCTCTGCTCGGATCAAAGTCCGTACAGAGGCAGTATCAGGTCTCTCGCCGACCACAGCGACCATTTCCTCGTGTGGGGCTGCCCTCCGGAGTCGTAGGCCGGTTTTTTGTAGATATCCCCGTAATCTTACGAAAATACTCATAATTTTTTGACATATCCCCGTATTTTTAGGAGGGTAATGCTGGGCTCGATAGCATATAGGGGAAAGCAAAATGCGTTTATGGATGAAATGAGGAAGCGGCGTCATGAGCGACCAAGACGCGTTCGAACGCATCCTGGCATCGTTATACGACGCCATGCTTGATGAGGCCCTGTGGCCGGCCACCTCGGCCATGCTTGATGAGGCCTGCGGCATGCAAGGCAATGCCCTGTTGGTCGCCGAAGGCCCCAAGGACGATGTCCGGGCTCTTTTCCTCGGGCTCTACTACCGGGGGGAGCGCCGCG
This window of the Desulfurellaceae bacterium genome carries:
- a CDS encoding SDR family oxidoreductase, giving the protein MSAFSLTGKSALIVGASTPIGSALALALAEAGANTALSTVLPSPREVAAIQVCGSTIRAMGRDGFAQTIDITSERDVQALVERTVSELGGLDILINAPDLAFAKPVQDSSLAEWNRVLAVNLSGVYLSCRAAAGPMLSQQRGRIINLVSVLGQRGMANGSAYCAAQAGVLNLTRALSQEWARQGITVNAIGAGWTEGMAMIQDDATKKQLSRYIPHKRLAQPQEVADAVLSFSSDRSGFITGQVLWLEGGVLSRL
- a CDS encoding M24 family metallopeptidase, whose protein sequence is MDTVSVTNEQIAQRITALCHHLQEAQVDAYLVPSSDSHLNEYVSAYQQRRAAISNFSGSAGDALISPHGSHVFVDSRYYLQAEQEVDPALFQIHKLGMEGEKTLTEWLCEMEKERGSLRVGYDPFVVAMDMHAAYGQALKSEDSALVPISGNLVDAVWQDRPPAPSHPIYLLSEDDTGQSVADKLAAVREKMAEEEVAALVLTKLDEIAWLTNLRGSDVSYNPVFESYCVIESERATCFTRLTPTPEIQAGLAPALSFAPYAAYTETLRRIGSQANEKIWLDPSGTTMGTRLLLPEAQPVYEARNPVVLMKALKNKVELARSREAHERAAAAKIRSLARMEQMRAGGQTLSEKAYAQLLRDEYAREDGFRDLSFATISAVGANGAIVHYGGANDEVALRDGELLLVDSGTQMGAGTTDDTRTICIGTPTERQRQLYTLVLRCHIQLARQKFPEGTGGVALDALTRGQMWNAGLDYGHGTGHGVGALLNVHEGPQRVATRGSDEPLQPGMIISNEPGYYEAGWGGIRLENLYVVTTDDTLPDHPSGKKWLQLKTLTLIPFDHRLIDWDQLSQTDRAWLADYHRQVFDTIAPRLNGDDRAWLQAACEPFDWNASGRQAV
- a CDS encoding SDR family oxidoreductase; protein product: MGVMDRLRLDGKTIIMTGAGRGLGRAMALDLAEAGADLVAAARTTAQIEETAEMIRATGRRCLAVPVNITDSSAVQAMVEASLAEFGRIDVLVNNAGGASRGWNKPLEDITDEEWRKGIDTNLTGAVFCCRAVLPHMLKHGGGKIINITSGLGVRASRYNFMYSAAKAGLNNFTRCMAMNYADKNIQTNLIMPGIFPHDDPALVRFWQGGKFIPVGRVGKDDELGHLCVFLASDASNYMNGEMLCTEGGGLAGGQVPTGFAPLVALEGEPQ
- a CDS encoding LLM class flavin-dependent oxidoreductase, whose product is MEFGVSVSTKIDDWQLITYAEELGFDMGWVPDSQMIWSDCYATLALAAHNTSRMRLGTGVAIPGTRIAPVTAHSIASINQLAPGRVFLGIGTGHTAMRVMGMEPMKIAAFREYLGVVRELLHGKEVEYTLDGRARTIRFLHLDQHFINIHDPIPIYVAANGPRALRTAGEYGDGLVSVFNDRPEVLQEHLAIVRLGAEKAGRTLPEPLPTATFTCAVVLKPGEDLRSDRVIEECGSYVTAIIHFVYEIYQQTGQEEVVPEAYRGFWEEYCAHVEHMQTPKDKRYLQIHNGHCTFYVPEERRFITPEAIRGTCLVGKPDEVVEQIRQAEKAGLNTVVLLPSMAESRNVFRDFAQQVIARY
- the cysE gene encoding serine O-acetyltransferase; the protein is MAQALKHNGLSDDWIWQTVREEAAREEERELVLASFLHSIILNHSSLEEALSFHLAGKLTNLNLPSMSLRDIIIEAMLSDATIGAAVRADIRGARERDPACSSYLVPLLYYKGLHALEAYRVAHWLWTQDRKTLAFCFQNRISEVFGVDIHPAARIGSGVFIDHATSLVIGETAVVEDDVSMLQEVTLGGTGKESGDRHPKIRTGVLISAGAKILGNVEVGADAKVGAGSVVLTDVPAGCTVAGVPAKVVGRCAKTTSHPALEMDHQLPTGIPDYEPLEEH